One window of Aspergillus oryzae RIB40 DNA, chromosome 3 genomic DNA carries:
- a CDS encoding class I SAM-dependent methyltransferase (SAM-dependent methyltransferases), producing the protein MSSIPTQNIYDDPKFFKAYSTLPRSQHGFDAAPEWPVLQEMVLKNNKSGHSGIENEHVLDLGCGYGWFTRWARENGAKYVKGMDVSTKMIERAKESEQDLREKGSIPPSYGTLCYEVGDIETVSFSASEIDSYDLVYSSLTFHYIEDFSKLLQQIRLCLKKGSPKDDSRKGGRLIFSVEHPICTAPVNPQPDWKVLPIEDGDGVGRKIWPLNSYSDEGPRMTSWLGVDGVRKYHRTVETYVTALLQNGYVLTGLKDWVPSEHDVEEHPEWKDERHRPYFLLISAEIHSDY; encoded by the coding sequence ATGTCCTCAATCCCAACTCAAAACATCTACGATGACCCCAAATTCTTCAAGGCATACAGCACACTTCCCCGGTCCCAACATGGCTTCGACGCAGCCCCCGAATGGCCGGTATTGCAAGAGATGGtcttgaagaacaacaaatCAGGCCATTCTGGTATTGAAAATGAACATGTTCTGGATCTAGGTTGCGGTTACGGTTGGTTCACTCGCTGGGCTCGAGAAAACGGTGCCAAATACGTCAAAGGCATGGATGTATCGACAAAAATGATCGAGAGGGCTAAAGAGTCCGAGCAAGACCTGCGAGAAAAAGGATCCATTCCACCTTCTTATGGGACACTATGTTATGAAGTCGGCGATATCGAGACGGTATCCTTCAGCGCATCTGAGATAGACTCATATGATCTCGTCTACAGTTCGTTGACATTCCATTATATCGAAGATTTCTCGAAATTACTTCAGCAAATCCGGCTTTGTTTGAAGAAAGGTTCACCGAAAGATGACTCTAGGAAAGGGGGGAGGTTAATCTTTTCAGTGGAACATCCCATCTGCACAGCCCCAGTTAATCCACAACCTGACTGGAAGGTTCTGCCAATTgaagatggcgatggagTGGGTAGAAAGATTTGGCCTTTGAACTCCTACAGTGATGAGGGTCCGCGCATGACGAGCTGGCTGGGCGTTGACGGGGTCAGAAAGTATCATCGAACCGTCGAAACTTATGTGACTGCTTTGCTTCAGAACGGTTACGTCCTGACTGGGTTGAAGGATTGGGTTCCTTCGGAGCATGACGTTGAGGAGCATCCCGAATGGAAGGATGAAAGGCATCGGCCGTATTTTCTGCTCATCTCTGCTGAGATCCATTCAGATTATTAG
- a CDS encoding putative C6 transcription factor (predicted protein) codes for MKRSTPDNLESGDNLKSYSCLTCRQRKVKCDRCTPCSNCVKAEKQCSFIPPVRGKRKRTKPPRESLHAKLRRYEELLKSCGAKFEPSGDFDDSESETASQPDVQMDEDAAPPSQRINLEETKPKLIIDRGTSRYFDSAPWSSLGNGDGGLFFEPEQINKPENLANLHLSLQTLSKLKDIYLDRVDPMIKILHLPTFWISATDRLSDPQSMPTDLEAMMFAFYLATISTLKEDECQHLFGVRRSVMHSRYRMAARQALMNAGFLSTSSPTTLAAYALFMVSCNYQAFLIFSSHKKTCIRKSYKCDTLFVLSGVAIRLARKMGLHRDSSALGLSPFESEMRRRLWWHLAYVDFRLADVLGTKPSLDLSCSDNQMPLNVEDEDLHPDMVDPPLERRGITTTTPCLIKYVIMESLRKFSTSCPSELRWEALSSPDVTIMKKDSIIGHIEDQLEMKYLRYCDPSNSLHTFVSIMIRSSICKMKLFAHNPRQFANNPIKVPQDERNIFFDNAMKLLEYVIFMQEGSHGLGKYKWHFGTSVLWNVILYVLIEIRHRKTGSDVDKAWRLIGTVFSYYPQVFDESPGPVYIALGKWTLEVWDDHVAALKADGLPEPLTPDYINAIGHCRRPAIESPSRAKVQAVAPAPATWETVAQDRIHSPNHEGNHAEGGALDIYDLPNLLSFEMDPNEWIQWEQLVAEQGSFAQGDSM; via the exons ATGAAGAGATCCACACCAGATAACCTTGAGTCGGGTGATAATCTCAAGAGCTATTCATGTTTGACTTGTCGGCAGCGCAAGGTCAAATGCGACCGGTGCACTCCCTGCTCCAATTGCgtcaaggccgagaagcaaTGCAGCTTTATTCCTCCTGTGCGCGGGAagcgaaaaagaacaaaacctCCCAGAGAAAGTCTCCATGCCAAGTTAAGACGATACGAGGAATTGTTGAAATCTTGTGGCGCAAAGTTTGAGCCATCGGGAGATTTCGATGACTCGGAGTCGGAAACGGCATCTCAGCCTGATGTTCAGatggatgaggatgctgCCCCTCCAAGCCAACGCATCAACCTTGAAGAAACTAAACCAAAGCTCATCATCGATAGGGGCACGTCTAGATACTTTGATAG TGCACCTTGGTCTAGCCTAGGAAATGGA GACGGTGGGCTGTTCTTCGAACCTGAGCAAATTAATAAGCCCGAGAACCTGGCAAACCTTCACCTCTCGCTCCAGACATTATCAAAGTTAAAAGATATCTATTTAGATCGCGTTGACCCTATGATAAAAATCTTACATTTGCCTACATTCTGGATCTCAGCAACCGACAGGCTGAGTGATCCTCAAAGCATGCCGACAGACTTGGAGGCAATGATGTTTGCTTTCTACCTTGCGACAATCTCTACTTTGAAAGAAGATGAGTGCCAACATCTATTTGGAGTGCGGAGATCAGTCATGCACTCCCGCTATAGAATGGCAGCTCGGCAAGCTTTGATGAATGCAGGGTTCCTATCAACGTCCAGTCCGACGACCCTTGCTGCATATGCATTATTCATGGTAAGTTGTAACTACCAAGCTTTCTTAATATTCAGCTCACACAAGAAGACATGTATAAGAAAAAGCTACAAATGCGATACCCTATTCGTCTTATCAGGCGTCGCTATACGACTTGCGCGCAAAATGGGGCTCCATCGGGATAGCTCGGCTCTTGGACTGTCTCCGTTCGAATCGGAGATGCGAAGGCGACTTTGGTGGCATTTAGCTTATGTGGACTTCCGCCTGGCCGATGTGCTGGGGACGAAACCGTCGCTGGATCTTTCCTGCAGCGATAACCAAATGCCTCTAAatgtcgaggatgaggaccTCCACCCTGACATGGTCGATCCACCATTAGAACGCCGCGGAatcactactactactccttGCTTGATCAAATACGTGATCATGGAGAGTTTGCGTAAATTTTCAACATCGTGTCCTAGTGAATTACGTTGGGAGGCACTCTCCAGCCCGGATGTCACAATCATGAAAAAGGACAGCATCATCGGTCACATTGAGGATCAACTGGAAATGAAGTATCTGCGGTATTGCGACCCGTCGAACTCACTTCATACTTTTGTATCAATCATGATCAGGTCATCGATTTGCAAAATGAAGCTCTTTGCGCATAATCCACGACAATTCGCCAATAATCCCATCAAAGTCCCCCAAGACGAGCGCAACATATTCTTCGATAACGCTATGAAGTTATTAGAGTATGTCATTTTTATGCAAGAAGGGTCCCATGGCCTAGGAAAATATAAATGGCATTTTGGCACGAGTGTTCTCTGGAATGTGATACTCTACGTGCTCATCGAAATTCGGCACCGGAAAACTGGGTCTGACGTTGATAAGGCATGGAGGCTGATAGGAACAGTGTTCTCCTACTACCCTCAGGTGTTTGATGAATCCCCTGGGCCTGTATATATAGCACTAGGCAAGTGGACGTTAGAGGTTTGGGACGACCACGTTGCGGCCTTGAAGGCAGACGGCCTTCCAGAACCATTGACACCCGATTATATCAATGCAATCGGTCACTGTCGACGACCAGCAATTGAGTCACCATCCAGGGCCAAGGTTCAAGCAGTGGCACCTGCACCTGCCACCTGGGAAACAGTTGCCCAGGACAGAATTCATTCTCCGAATCACGAAGGCAATCACGCTGAAGGGGGAGCTCTCGACATCTATGACCTCCCTAACCTCCTGTCTTTCGAGATGGACCCGAATGAATGGATCCAGTGGGAGCAGTTAGTTGCGGAACAGGGCAGCTTCGCTCAAGGCGACAGTATGTAA
- a CDS encoding MDR family MFS transporter (predicted transporter (major facilitator superfamily)) yields MIRTSPNGEEQPPTSREDCKSNADDIVYPTGLRLALLLMSIFIGMFLVSLDRLIVSTAIPQITNEFSSAGDIGWYGTAYLLTNCAFQLVFGKIYTVFSVKPTFLTSVLLFEAGSALCGAAPTSVAFILGRAIAGLGGGGILSGVIVVIVYAVPLHKRPKYQGIFGAVFAISSVTGPLVGGAFTTDVTWRWCFYINLPLGGIVMVLVSILLQVPDCSDIKMPLKDKLRQLNVLGLVALIPGVVCLCLALQWGGTTYAWSEGCVVALLVLALALLVTFALIQIWKPENAIVPPRTFKQRSIASGFWVSSCLGAHMNLFVYYLPIWFQAIKGISAVDSGIHLLPMLIPVVVASIITGQLVSRIGYYTPFMIFGVCLTAIGTGLLTTLGINTSAGKRIGFQIIYGYGIGSCSQAPNMAAQTVLPRRDVAIGASLMFFGQQLFGAVLTSVGQNVLFNQLAHHLSGIPGVSPKLIQNIGATEFLNRVPAEDYAVAQEAYNDSLRKCFQVGLIMACLSVLGALSMEWCSVKKNLPSKERDGQQASEEGKC; encoded by the exons ATGATACGAACTTCACCAAATGGTGAGGAGCAGCCTCCGACTAGTCGGGAGGATTGCAAGTCCAACGCAGATGACATTGTCTATCCCACCGGTCTTAGGCTTGCCCTATTGTTGATGTCCATTTTCATTGGCATGTTCCTAGTTTCTCTG GACCGCCTCATTGTCTCTACCGCCATTCCTCAAATCACTAATGAATTCAGCTCAGCGGGGGATATTGGCTGGTATGGCACAGCGTACTTGCTCACTAACTGTGCCTTCCAGCTGGTTTTTGGAAAGATATACACCGTCTTCAGCGTCAAGCCTACCTTTCTAACATCTGTCCTTCTATTCGAAGCTGGCTCGGCCCTCTGCGGCGCCGCCCCAACTTCGGTCGCTTTCATACTTGGCAGGGCTATCGCCGGCCTGGGAGGGGGCGGTATTCTCTCCGGCGTC ATCGTCGTCATTGTCTACGCTGTTCCGCTGCATAAACGACCGAAGTACCAGGGCATCTTTGGTGCCGTATTTGCTATCTCTTCGGTGACCGGCCCACTGGTCGGCGGTGCTTTTACTACAGATGTCACTTGGAGATGGTGCTTCTACATCAACCTCCCGTTGGGAGGCATAGTTATGGTACTTGTGTCCATCTTGCTCCAAGTACCTGACTGTTCAGATATCAAGATGCCTTTGAAAGACAAGCTGCGGCAGCTCAACGTACTGGGCCTGGTTGCCCTCATTCCAGGAGTTGTTTGTCTGTGTTTGGCCTTGCAATGGGGTGGTACTACATACGCT TGGAGTGAGGGGTGTGTTGTAGCATTGCTTGTGCTTGCCTTGGCGCTTTTGGTTACCTTTGCCCTTATCCAGATTTGGAAGCCAGAAAATGCCATAGTGCCACCGCGCACCTTCAAGCAACGCAGTATTGCCTCCGGCTTCTGGGTGAGCTCCTGTCTCGGTGCTCATATGAATCTTTTCG TATACTACCTGCCCATATGGTTTCAGGCCATAAAAGGTATCTCAGCCGTCGACAGCGGCATCCACCTACTTCCCATGCTAATACCCGTTGTTGTGGCATCCATAATCACCGGCCAATTGGTCTCCCGCATCGGCTATTACACGCccttcatgatcttcggTGTATGCCTCACAGCGATCGGCACTGGCTTACTCACTACCCTCGGAATCAACACCTCAGCGGGTAAGAGAATCGGCTTCCAGATCATATACGGGTACGGCATCGGCTCCTGTTCCCAGGCACCTAACATGGCCGCACAGACGGTGTTACCGCGCAGGGACGTGGCCATCGGCGCATCTCTCATGTTCTTCGGCCAACAGCTCTTCGGCGCCGTTTTGACGTCGGTTGGCCAGAATGTGCTCTTCAACCAATTAGCACACCACCTCTCTGGCATCCCGGGCGTCAGCCCTAAGCTAATCCAGAATATTGGTGCTACTGAGTTTCTCAATCGTGTCCCAGCTGAGGACTATGCCGTGGCTCAGGAGGCCTATAATGACTCCCTGCGCAAGTGCTTTCAGGTCGGTCTCATCATGGCTTGTCTTTCTGTGCTGGGTGCCTTGAGCATGGAGTGGTGCAGTGTGAAGAAGAATCTTCCGTCtaaagaaagagatggcCAGCAGGCTTCTGAGGAGGGCAAGTGCTAA
- a CDS encoding putative alpha/beta hydrolase (predicted alpha/beta hydrolase), with translation MLFRETEGLKGFFGETSRLSQVLRNSGSGCASIMHLNLTNSSFGIVSGSILYFISEKPGKTGWRTRPSFRARNYIRYIHTPTRTRTSRIPLAYELHTSKHANRTQSDSTTRNPIIFLHGFLGSKRENRGVGKILAQDLSQHVFCLDLRNHGDSGHHPKHDYMEMAIDVEHFITTHGLNNATLIGHSMGAKTALTLALQSPDLISKVVAIDNCPIHLDLTEEFPRYLKAMEEVQDARVKSHQEGDKILSKYEDSPSVRLWLLSNFVRERDSPHLKLRVPLDVLTTAIGPLGDFPHKGKFVQFPKPALFLRALQSHYIPESSFPVISSFFPRSRIVNIDCGHWIVQERPEEFRQAVVQFLREKDEVDSLDL, from the exons ATGCTCTTCCGCGAGACTGAAGGCCTCAAAGGGTTCTTTGGAGAGACATCTAGATTATCGCAAGTTTTGCGTAACTCAGGATCCGGATGTGCGTCCATAATGCATCTGAACCTGACCAACTCGTCTTTTGGAATTGTGTCAGGCTCTATCCTCTATTTTATTTCAGAGAAGCCCGGAAAAACGGGGTGGAGAACTCGGCCTTCGTTCCGA GCAAGGAACTACAtcaggtacatacatacgcCAACAAGAACGAGAACGTCGAGGATCCCATTAGCATATGAATTGCACACTTCTAAACACGCCAATCGTACGCAATCAGATTCAACGACTCGGAACCCAATAATATTCCTGCATGGATTCCTCGGGTCCAAGCGCGAAAACAGGGGTGTAGGCAA GATCTTGGCCCAGGATCTGTCGCAGCATGTCTTCTGCTTG GATCTTCGGAACCATGGGGATTCCGGCCATCACCCGAAGCATGACTATATGGAAATGGCAATAGATGTTGAGCACTTCATCACAACCCACGGACTGAATAATGCAACATTAATCGGTCACTCGAT GGGGGCCAAAACCGCCTTAACGCTCGCCCTTCAGTCGCCAGATCTGATATCCAAGGTCGTCGCTATCGACAACTGCCCCATCCACCTAGACCTGACCGAAGAGTTTCCGAGATATCTCAAAGCTATGGAAGAAGTACAGGACGCACGAGTCAAAAGCCATCAAGAAGGGGACAAGATTTTGAGCAAATATGAGGAT TCTCCGTCCGTGCGATTATGGTTACTGAGTAATTTTGTTCGAGAACGCGATTCCCCCCATCTGAAGCTTCGTGTTCCTCTAGATGTCCTGACGACTGCTATCGGTCCATTGGGTGATTTTCCGCACAAGGGCAAATTTGTTCAGTTCCCCAAACCTGCGTTGTTCCTTCGAGCCCTGCAGAGTCATTATATACCAGAGAGTTCGTTCCCCGTCatttcgtctttcttccctcgaTCGCGCATTGTTAATATAGATTGTGGACATTGGATTGTTCAGGAACGGCCTGAGGAATTCAGGCAGG CTGTTGTCCAGTTCTTGCGGGAGAAGGACGAAGTTGATTCGCTTGATTTGTGA